The Streptococcus oralis region CCATTTACAATACCATCTGTATAGTCTGTTAAAATATCATCTGTTTTCAAAGTATTATCAACAAGAGGTAGATAATCTTGATAAAACTTTAGTTGTCCATCAACTTCGTTTGAGAAATGGTTAGGCATATTGTAGCTCTCCATTTCTCTCTAAAGATAACTCAGAAAACTCAACATAAAAAGCCTTCTCACAAAAATGTGAAAATGCCTGTTTTAATGCTTGACAAAAAACACGTCCGATTACATAATCAGCGTGAGCTGTGAGCTGTGAGCTGTGAGCTGTGAGCTGTGAGCTGTGAGCTGTGAGCTGTGAGCTGTGAGCTGTGAGCTGTGAGCTGTGATTGCGTTCATAATACTTAATTTCCTTTATTTTTGTTACTTCTATTATATCAAAATTTTGAAATCCTGCGAAGAATTTAGACATTATTAAAAGACGATTTCCGTTTGTAAGTTGCCTTTTTGATATTCTCGTAAGCACTATATCTTGTGTCTAGTGTAAACTGGTATATAGTTCCAATATTTTATAATATATTAAAAAAGAAAAGTATTTACGAATGGAATAGTAAAGAGGGTTTTGGACAGGAGTTTGGTCATGATTGAAAAGATGGCATTGGGAGAATTTTACAAGGAATTGCGATTGGCTAGAAAACTCAAGCAGTCAGATGTAGCTTGTGATGGACTGACAGCATCTCAGCTATCCAAGTTTGAGTTAGAGCAGTTTTCGTGTTATACTTTCTTTATTTCATAGTATAGGAGAAAATAGAATGAAAAAGATAGTCTCACGCTACTACCTTATTATAGCCATTTTACTTGTCATTGCTGATCAGTTCTTCATTCGTTTGCTTTTACATAGCGACCTTGCTACTGGTCTATCTGACTTTGCTTATTATTTGTCAGATATGATGTTGCATTTTCTTGTAGTTCTGCTTGCTTTTATTGTTATGATTTGGTCAGGGAAATGGCAGAAAATTAACAGTCGAAAATTTAGAGGTTTGAACTGCACCCCAAAAGTTAGATTTTTTCTGTCTAACTTTTGGGGTGCAGTTCATTTTTCAGTCTTTTTTATTTCGACTGTCTGTTACTAGTTTTTGATCAATCCTTTGTTTCCTCAAAATTTAGAGAACAAATCTCAAAATGTAATCGGAAAATTCAAAGTTTGTCAGTCTGAGTCTTTTCTTGTATAGTAGAAATATGAAGTTTAAAAAAATAGTCAGTAGTTTGCTTTCTCTTGGAGCTTTACTCATGCTTTTATCAGCTTGCCAGAATATCAAAAAGGCACAACTGGTCTTGTTTGAATCCCTTTCGTTCGGTATGTCTCCTAAATCTGTTGAAGAAGTATTGGGAAAGGCTAGCGAGGTGGAGGAAGAAGAGGAAATGGCCTATCGTGATACTTGGCGTGCAGAAGACCCGTATTTCTATAAAACAGGCCGCCTTTTCTATCACTATGAGCAGATTACTTTGAAAGGCTATCCAGGCCGAGCGACCTTTACATTTTCAAAATCGCATCACTTGGAAACAGTAGCGGCTTATTTTCCCGTTACCTCAAAAGCTGAGCAGGAAGCATTGATCAATAACTTATCCCAGACTGTAAAAAAAGAACTTGAAGAACTCCCAGATTACCAGTCCATGACAACTGATACAGTAGGTCTCTATGATGACGGTTATCGCTACAAGGTCAAGTTGAAGGGACAACAGTGGGAGCTCTGGGTTGATGTCTATCCAACAGAAAATAAATATGCTACAGACACAGAAACCGATAAGTATACTATCCGAGTGGATCAATTTCTTATGTATCCATGATGCTTCCTCTTCAGCACTTTTTGCTGGCAATAGGTTTCGAATCCGAAACTTTTTTCTCTTCTTTGAATATGTTATAATAGTCCGTGCTGTGGCTGTGATGACAAACAGTCGCAATTGGAGAGAATATGAGGAGAAGGATGAAAGAAAAAGGATTTTGGGAAGGTGTACAGGCGGCCATGCCGACTGCCCTTGGCTATGTCAGCATTGGACTGGCTTGTGGGATTATTGGAGCGCCCTATGTGACACCTGTTGAGATGGGCTTGATGAGCCTCTTTGTTTATGCTGGGAGCGCCCAGTTTGCCATGTTGGCACTGATTGCGGTACAAGCGCCTGTGGCAGCTATTGCTATGACGGTCTTTTTGATCAACTTGCGACTCTTTTTGCTGAGCTTGCATGCATCGACCTATTTCCGTCATACTAGTCTCTGGCAAAATATTGGCATGTCCAGTCTCCTGACAGATGAGACCTACGGGGTTTTGATGGGAGAATTAGCCCATACAGACAAGGTCCATCCTATGTGGATGCACGGGAACAATCTCAATAGTTATGTAGCCTGGTTTATTGGGACAGTTGCGGGGACAGCTTTAGGTGGGCTTCTTCCAAATCCTGAAGTCTTTGGCTTGGACTTTGCCCTTGTTGGGATGTTTATCGGGATTTTTACTTCGCAATTTCAGATTATGCAAAGACGGGTTCCTGTACGGAATCTGCTGCTGATCCTAGCCGTTGTTGCGGTGTCCTTCTTTTTGCTCTTGACAGTGGTGTCTCAGTCGCTAGCTGTTCTGTTTGCGACCTTGCTAGGTTGTACTATGGGGGTGGTCTTAGATGGTCAGTAAGTATCTTTTGTTAGCTGTTATCTTTTCAGGCCTAGTGACTTGGATTCCCCGCATGATTCCCTTCATCTTGATCAAGTATAAGGGCTTGCCTGCTATCGTTGAGCGGTTTTTGAAGTTCTTGCCTGTTTCCATTATTTTTGCCTTGATCCTTTCAAGCGTAGTGACTGGCAAGGTTGGGAGCCTTCCTCAGATCAAATGGCTGGACTTTTTAGCAGTCTTTCCAACGGCTTGGGTAGCCTTTCGCTACCGCAATCTAGTGGGGACAGTTCTTTTTGGGGTAGTCTTGATTGCAGTCTTGCGTCTGGTCTTTTAGTCAGCCATAAAAAAAACCTATCACCGAGATAAGTATCATATAATGGCGAAAAAAAATATTTTCTGTTAAGATAGTAAAGTATTCTATTTTGGAGGAAATGACATGAAAAAAATCGTCAAATATTCATCTCTTGCTGCTCTAGGACTTGTTGCCGCAGGTGTACTAGCAGCTTGCTCAGGCGGAGATAAGAAAGATACTGCAACTAGCGAAGCAGCATCTGGTAAGAAAGAAATTATCGTTGCAACCAATGCTTCACCAAAACCATTTAACTACGAAGAAAATGGCGAGTTGACTGGTTATGAGATTGAAGTAGTCCGTGCTATCTTTAAAGACTCTGACAAATACGATGTCAAGTTTGAAAAGACAGAGTGGTCAGGTGTCTTTGCAGGTCTTGATAGCGACCGTTATCAAATGGCTGTGAACAATATCAGCTATACCAAAGAACGTGCTGAAAAGTACCTTTATGCAGCTCCAACTGCTAAAAACCCTAACGTTCTTGTAGTGAAGAAAGACGACGACAGCATCAAATCACTTGATGATATCGGAGGCAAGTCTACTGAGGTTGTTCAAGGTACAACATCAGCTAAACAGCTAGAAGATTATAACAAACAACACGCAGATAATCCAACTGTTCTTAACTACACTAAAGCGGACTTCCAACAAATCATGTCTCGTTTGAGCGATGGTCAGTTTGACTACAAGATTTTTGATAAAATCGGTGTTGAAACAGTTATCAAGAACCAAGGTTTGGACAACTTGAAAGTCATTGAACTTCCAAGCGACCAACAACCTTACGTTTACCCACTTCTTGCTAAAGGTCAAGATGAGTTGAAATCATTTGTAGACAAACGTATCCAAGAACTCTACAAAGACGGAACTCTTGAAAAATTGTCTAAACAGTTCTTCGGGGACACTTACCTCCCAGCAGAAGCTGATATCAAATAGTCGTATGAAATCATCCAGTCTGAGAAAGGCGGATGATTTCTCAATTTTTAGGTATATAGTTTCAAACTATATGTCTGCCTATCTAATAACAATTTGCTAAATCAAATAAAGTATGAGATACTATTACGGTATTATTTTTAAAGGAGATAGAATCATGAAAATTAAAAAATGGCTCGGTGTAGCAGCTCTTGCTACAGTCGCAGGTTTGACTCTTGCAGCTTGCGGAAATTCAGAAAAGAAAGCAGACAACGAAACAGTTGTCAAAATTGCAACAGTTAACCGTAGCGGTTCTGAAGAAGCACGTTGGGATAAAATCCAAGAATTGGTTGAAAAAGATGGAATTAAATTGGAATTCACAGAGTTCACAGACTATTCACAACCAAACAAGGCAACTGCTGATGGCGAGGTAGACTTGAACGCCTTCCAACACTACAACTTCTTGAACAACTGGAACAAAGAAAACGGGAAAGACCTTGTAGCGATTGCAGATACATATATCTCACCAATCCGCCTTTACTCAGGTAAAAATGGGGAAGAAAACAAGTACACTAAAGTGGAAGAAATCCCAGATAACGGTGAAATCGCCGTACCAAACGATGCAACAAACGAAAGCCGTGCGCTTTACTTGCTTCAATCAGCTGGTTTGATCAAATTGGATGTTTCTGGAACTGCACTTGCAACAGTTGCTAACATCACAGAAAATCCAAAGAACTTGAAGATTACTGAATTGGACGCTAGCCAAACAGCTCGTTCATTGTCATCAGTTGATGCTGCCGTTGTAAACAATACCTTCGTTACAGAAGCAAAATTGGACTACAAGAAAGCACTCTTCAAAGAACAAGCTGATGAAAACTCAAAACAATGGTACAACATCATTGTTGCGAAAAAAGATTGGGAATCATCACCTAAGGCTGATGCCATCAAGAAAATTATCGCAGCTTACCACACTGATGAAGTGAAAAAAGTTATCGAAGAAACATCAGACGGTTTGGACCAACCAGTTTGGTAATAAGACACAGGGAGGTGGGAGAGAGTTTCCACCTCTTGCTTTTGTATAGAGAGTTGATTTTAAAGAGGCGCTTGTGGTTGTTCTGAGGACACAAGTACGTAGTAGAAAGAGAGAGAAAATGGTTTTTCCTAGCGAACAAGAGCAGATTGAAAAATTTGAAAAGGATCATGTGGCCCAACATTATTTTGAAGTCTTGCGCACCTTGATTTCCAAGAAATCAGTCTTTGCCCAGCAGGTTGGACTCAAGGAAGTCGCAAACTATCTGGGTGAGATTTTCAAGCGTGTGGGGGCTGAAGTGGAGATTGATGAGACTTATACGGCTCCCTTTGTCATGGCGCATTTCAAGAGTTCGCGTCCGGATGCCAAGACCTTGATCTTCTATAATCACTATGACACCGTGCCAGCGGATGGCGACCAGGTGTGGACAGAGGCTCCTTTTACCCTTTCTGTGCGAAATGGCTTTATGTATGGACGTGGGGTTGACGATGACAAGGGCCACATCACGGCTCGTTTGAGTGCTCTGAGAAAGTACATGCAGCACCATGATGATCTGCCTGTCAATATCAGCTTTATCATGGAAGGGGCAGAGGAGTCTGCTTCCATGGATCTAGATAAGTATTTAGAGAAACACGCAGACAAACTCCGTGGGGCAGATTTGTTAGTTTGGGAACAAGGGACCAAAAATGCCTTGGAGCAGTTAGAAATTTCTGGTGGAAACAAGGGAATTGTGACCTTTGATGCCAAGGTAAAAAGTGCTGATGTGGATATCCACTCGAGTTATGGTGGTGTTGTGGAGTCGGCGTCGTGGTACCTTATCCAGGCCTTAAGTAGCCTGCGAGCTGCTGATGGACGTATCTTGGTAGAAGGCTTGTATGAGGATGTTCAAGAGCCAAATGAACGAGAACTAGCCTTGGTAGATGCCTACGCCCAACGCAATCCTGAGGAAATCAGTCGCATTTATGGTTTGGAATTGCCTCTCTTACAAGAGGATCGTGTAGCCTTTCTAAAACGTTTCTTTTTCGAGCCAGCCCTTAATATCGAAGGGATTCAGTCAGGTTATCAAGGGCAAGGGGTTAAAACGATTTTGCCAGCAGAAGCCAGTGCCAAGTTAGAAGTTCGTTTGGTTCCTGGCCTAGAACCGCATGATGTTCTGGAAAAAATTCGGAAACAGCTAGACAAAAATGGCTTTGATAAGGTAGAATTATACTATACCTTGGGAGAGATGAGCTATCGAAGCGATATGAGCGCACCAGCCATTCTCAATGTGATCGAGTTGGCCAAGAAATTCTATCCACAGGGCGTTTCAGTCTTGCCGACCACAGCGGGGACAGGGCCTATGCATACGGTCTTTGATGCCCTAGAGGTACCAATGGTGGCCTTCGGTCTAGGAAATGCCAATAGCCGAGACCATGGTGGAGATGAAAACGTGCGAATCGCCGATTACTACACCCATATTGAATTAGTAGAGGAGCTGATTAGAAGCTATGAGTAGAGATATTATCAAGTTAGATCAGATTGATGTGACTTTTCACCAAAAGAAGAGAACCATCACAGCGGTCAAGGATGTGACCATTCACATCCAAGAAGGGGATATCTACGGAATCGTTGGATATTCTGGAGCAGGGAAATCAACCCTTGTACGGGTGATTAACCTCTTGCAAAAACCATCTGCAGGGAAAATTACCATTGACGACGATGTGATTTTTGATGGTAAGGTCACTTTGACGGCGGAGCAGTTACGTCGGAAACGTCAAGATATCGGGATGATTTTCCAACACTTTAATCTGATGAGCCAGAAAACGGCCGAGGAGAATGTGGCCTTTGCCCTTAAACATTCTGGACTCAGCAAGGAAGAAAAGAAAGCTAAGGTAGCTAAGTTGTTGAACTTGGTTGGCTTGGCAGATCGTGCTGAAAACTACCCTTCACAACTATCTGGAGGGCAAAAACAGCGTGTAGCCATTGCACGTGCCTTGGCAAATGATCCGAAAATCTTGATTTCAGATGAGTCAACGTCTGCCCTTGATCCTAAGACAACCAAGCAGATTTTGGCCTTGTTGCAAGATTTGAACCAAAAATTAGGTTTGACGGTTGTTTTGATTACGCATGAAATGCAGATTGTCAAAGACATTGCTAATCGTGTGGCAGTTATGCAGGATGGTCGTTTGATTGAAGAAGGCAGTGTCCTTGAAATCTTCTCAGACCCTAAACAACCTTTGACACAGGACTTTATCTCAACTGCCACAGGTATTGATGAAGCCATGGTCAAGATTGAGAAGCAAGAAATCGTAGAGCACTTGTCTGAGAACAGTATTTTAGTGCAGCTCAAGTATGCGGGGGCTTCGACAGACGAACCACTTTTAAATGAATTGTACAAACATTACCAAGTAACGGCCAATATCCTCTATGGAAATATCGAAATTCTCGATGGCACTCCCGTTGGAGAATTGGTTGTGGTCTTGTCAGGGGAAAAAGCAGCGCTAGTAGGTGCTCAAGATGCCATCCGTCAGGCTGGCGTCCAGCTAAAAGTATTGAAGGGAGGACAGTAAGATGGAATCATTGATTCAAACTTATCTACCAAATGTCTATAAGATGGGCTGGGCTGGTCAGGCAGGCTGGGGAACAGCCATCTACCTAACTCTTTATATGACAGTTCTTTCTTTCATCATCGGAGGGTTCTTGGGGTTGGTAGCAGGTCTTTTCCTCGTCTTGACAGCGCCAGGCGGTGTCTTGGAAAATAAGGTTATCTTCTGGATTTTAGACAAGATTACCTCTATTTTCCGCGCGGTACCATTTATCATCCTCTTGGCAATCATGTCGCCACTTTCTCACTTGATCGTTAAGACTAGTATCGGGCCAAATGCAGCCCTTGTCCCCCTTTCTTTTGCGGTCTTTGCCTTCTTTGCCCGTCAGGTGCAGGTTGTCTTGGCTGAGCTGGATGGCGGTGTCATTGAGGCAGCTCAAGCGAGCGGAGCGACCTTCTGGGATATCGTGGGTGTTTACCTATCAGAAGGTCTTCCAGATTTGATTCGTGTGACGACAGTGACCTTGATTTCCCTTGTTGGGGAAACAGCCATGGCGGGAGCAGTTGGTGCTGGTGGTATTGGTAACGTAGCCATTGCCTATGGATTCAACCGTTACAATCACGATGTGACTATCTTGGCAACCATTATTATCATTTTGATTATCTTTACAATCCAGTTCTTGGGAGATTTCTTGACCAAGAAACTAAGTCATAAATAATGGAAGGAGTTCAACGGGACTCCTTTTTGTTTTCTCACCGAACTGCAAGAAGGATAAAGCTTCTTTTTAGAAATATGCTATAATAAACAAAGGTCCCCAATTAGCAAATCAGAAACTTTGCTGTAGAAGGGATGATAATGTAAAGGAGTTTGGCTGGTATGAATTATTTTGAGGGGAATGAGTTTTTCCTTCTCTTATTTGTAGTTTTACTGATTGGTTTTGTGGTAAACTTTTTTGAAAAACGTAAGGACTACTATATTTTGGCGCTCTCCCTCTTATTTGCAGGAGCTATCTATGGTAAGAGTCGAGCGATGATTGTCTATTTGCTCGTCTTTATTGTTTACCAGTATTTTCTGGTTTTTCTAGCACAGCGGATAGAGGCAAAGTGGCTGAAATCACTGGTTTTCCTTTCCATTCTTCCTTTGGTAATCAATAAAGTCTTTGCCCTGACTTCTCTGCATTTGTTGGCCTTTATTGGAATTTCTTACATGTCCTTTAAGACCATTCAGATCATGCTAGAGATATCGGATGGCTTAATCAAAGAAAAAATCAGTGCAAAAGATTATCTACAGTTTTTGCTCTTTTTCCCAACAGTTAGTGCTGGTCCAATTGATCGGAGTAGGAGATTTTTAAAAGAGATGAACGAGGTCATGCCACGAAAAGAGTATCTAGAATTAGCAGGGGACGGTGTGTATCGTATCGTTCTAGGCCTCCTTTACAAGATTGTTTTATCAACCTATGTTTACCAGATGTTACTCGCTCTAAATAATACGGACATAGTCGTTTATTCAATCAAGTATATGTACCTCTATACCTTGTATCTGTTCTTTGACTTTGCCGGCTACAGTCTAATGGCCGTTGGAAGTAGTAACATTCTAGGTATTCAGACACCGATGAACTTTAACAAACCTTTCTTGAGTGTTGATATCAAAGATTTCTGGACCAGATGGCATATCACCTTGTCGACCTGGTTGAGAGATTTTGTATTTTCAAGAGTATTGATGCAGGTTATCAGGAAAAAATGGTTTAAAAATAGACTACACAATGCAACCTATGCCTATATGGTCAATATGTTGGTCATGGGTTTTTGGCATGGTCTTAGTGTTAGTTACATTGTCTATGGTTTTTACCATGGTGTCTTGATGGCTGGATTTGAAGTGTATCAAAAGAAAAGCAATTTTTATAAGAAAAATAAAAACAAAAACTGGTATAAGCTACTAAGTTGGTTTGTGACCATGAATTTGGTTATGATTGGTTTCTTTATCTTTTCAGGTGAACCCTATAAAATCTTACTGACGACTTTAAAGAGATAAGAGATTGAGAAGAAATCGGACAGATCGAAGGGATAGGATAAAACGAGATGATTAAATTAAAAGCATTTTTACTATCGCTTGTGCTCGTAATTGCGACGCTTGCCCTTTTAAATGTGACGTATGTCAAGAAGATTGATGATTATTATAAAGTCAAGGATAACAGTATTCGTTACAGCACTTCATATGAAAAGTATAAAAGTAGAGATATTCTAACAAGCAATATCACCCCCAATACACTGGTTCTAATGGGTTCCTCAGAGTTGGTTGCAACGATAAATGAAGACTATCATCCAAATAAAATTTTTAACTACAACGATTTTAATATCATGCAGATTGGGACTAGTTATTCTCAAAACATCATTCAGGCCTCTACTTTAGCTTCTATTGAAGGATCTATGAGTAAGCGAAAAGTAGCTATAGTAGAGTCTGTTCAGTGGTTTGAAAAAGATGGGACCCATCAAGATGCCTTTTTGAACAAGGCTTCTCAGGAACATATTTTCCACATGCTAGATAATGACAAGATTAGTAAAGAAACGAAAGAAAAACTAATCAATCGCATTATCGAGATTACCAAGGGGAACAAGCAACAAAATGACATCTACAAAAAATACAAAAGTTATTTCATAGATGGAAAAGGAACCATTGTTGATAAAAAAATATTAGAGTTTGAGAACGCGATGTATTCCTTTAAGCTCAAACAGACTTTTTATCAAAAACATGCCAAATCAGATTATCCTTCGCTAGGAGACAAAACCCCAGACTATGATTGGCAGAAGATGACGGATCAGTTTGTGGAAGAGGTCAAAAAGAAAACAGACAATAATGACTATGCTGTTGATAATAACTACTACAATACTTACTTAAAAGATCGCTATGCATCGCTGAAAGATTCTAATAAAGATTTGAGCTATCTAGAATCACCAGAGTATTCTGATATGGAACTTTTCTTGACAGTTGCCAAAGAATTGGGAATTGAAGTTGAGGTTATTATTTTCCCAGTAAACGGGAAATGGAACGACTACACAGGAGTCTCAAGAGAGATGCGAGAAAAAACTTATAAAAAAATAGAAGATGTTGCAAAAAGCCATGGTGCAACCGTATTAAACTATGGAAACAGAGAGTATGATGATTACTTTTTATTTGACGTGATGCACGTTGGAGTGAAAGGATGGATGGAAGTTGAAAAAGAACTTTACAAATTTGCAAACCAAGCTAACTAACACACATCGTTTAATCTTGTGGACACTATTTTTCTATACGGTTATCTTGAGCATCGTGATTTATTGTTTTGTGACCGATTTTTCGAATATTCAAGAATTTATCTATAGTGAATTTTAAGACTATATACAAAAAGGCCCTGGAACTATGCATTGCTAGTCTTCAGGGCTTTTACCTTATAGTTTATCAGCTATTTTTTGACTTAGAAATTGCCCAACCACAGCCCCAATCAAGGCACCTAGGAGGATGCTTGAAACAAAGAGAAGGATTTTGTCCAACTCTGGAGCGACCATGATACGGTCAATGTATTCTTGGGATTTCCCACGCGCAAGTAAGGTAGCCACGTAAGCTTTGGGACGGATCCACATGAGGAAGATAGGACCACTTGTGCTAAAAGCAAAGACGAGGAAGGAGAGGGTGTTTTTGATTCGGTCTTTGTAGTTTCCGAGACGAGCGATGGCATCTGCTGCAAGACCGCAGGCGATAGCTGGTAGAAAGGCTCCAGCGCCGTGTTTGCTAGCTAGGAAGAAAAGTGCCATAAAAAATCCTAGAGTGGTGATAGCACCAAAACGAGGGACCTTCGCCAAAAGAAGCATATAGACACTGCCACCGACAAGGGCAGAAAAGGCAGGTGCGTAGAACATATTGCCTGTTTGGTCGACCAGGTGTCCTAGGAAGACTCCAATCCCTAGACAGAGGAAATAAAGGACGACAGCTAAGAGGGTGGTTAAGATATTTTTCTTCATGAGAATCTCCTTGATGCGAATTAACAAAACCAATTGTATCACGCTTTTTGAGGATTGTAAATGGGAGTTCTATATTTTTGAAAACGTTTGAAATATGATATAATAGTTACATCGTTAGTTTAAGGAGAGTAGCATGGGAAAATTTCTAGAATTCGTCTTTAATCGTATCTTTTTGGGAATGATTGCGACGGCTTATTTCTGGCTATTAACACTAGCAGGAGGAGTGATCTTTGGTTTGGCCCCAGCTAGTGCTACCCTGATGAGTTTGTATGCGGAGCATGGGTATACTTATCGAGCCTACCATTTGAAAGAAGCTTGGGAACTATATAAGAGTAACTTTGTCAAGAGCAATCTGGCTTTCTATAGTTTTGTGTTTGTGGATCTTGTCCTAGTTTATGGTTTATACCTTCTAGTTCAATTGCCCCACCAGACGATTTTCCACCTCTTGGCGACCTTTCTCAATGTCCTTGTAGTCGCTCTTGTCTTTCTAGCCTATACTGTTTCCTTGAAACTGCAGGTGTACTTTGATTTATCCTACCAAAACACCTTAAAACTGTCCCTTATCGGGATTTTTATGAGCTTACCTGCGATTGCCAAGGTTTTACTCGGGTCCGCTCTCCTTGTAGGAGTTGGTTATTATATGCCTGCCTTGCTCTTTTTTGTAGGAATTGGAATGTGGCATTTCTTTATCAGTGATATGTTGGAACCTATTTATGAAAGTATCCATGAAAAATTGGCGACAAAATAGAATGAAGCAGTTCTGGCTTCACTCTCTCTTAAGGATTTATAGTTTGGTTATGATCGTGGTCATTGCTAGTTTTGCGATTATGCTATCGTATGCTGACTGGGACTCACGTGAGAAAGAGGCCCAACGGGTTGCAGAACGTGTGACCACTCGGACAGTGAGTGAAGTGGAATACTATCACAGAGAGTCAACACAACTTGCTCAGTCTTTGGTTGAAAATCAGGCCCGCATCGAAGGGATTTACAAGTATTTCAGTCTCAGCACACCAGACTATTTCTACTGGCAATTAGAGCGTAAAACTTCACCTTATATCTCGGTTTCCCTGTATGAAAATATTGATGACCTCTATGTTCGAAATGATTTTGTGACTGGAGTGGCTATTGTTCTTCAGGACTACAAGGAAGTCTATGTTTCGACTAGAGAAAAACGCAGTGGAGAGAAAATTCCTGCGGAGGATTTTAAGCCGACAGCCAATAGTTTTGCCATTCCTGTTTCCGATCCTGTGTCTGACAAGGATTTAGGAGTGATTTATATCTCCCTATCCCCAGATGTTTTACATGGCGCTATTGACAATACTCGGGGTCATATCCCAATGGCTGTAACAGTAACTTCGCCTTTTGAGACTGAGATGTTCCATATTGGGGAGAAGGTCTCAGCCGAGCGAGAAAACTGGTTTGTAGGTGTCACCTCTCACGGTTATCAGGTTCGAGTTGCTGTTCCTAAAAATTTTGTTCTTACAGGAACTTTGACGAGTTCAGCTGTCATTATTGGGCTAAGTATTCTCTTTATCATCATTTTGTACGTGACTCTTAGACAGACTTTTTCAAATTACCAAAAGCAGGTCGTAGACCTAGTAGATTCGATCGAGGTGATTGCTCAAGGAGAAGAAGGCCTTCGAATCGATACCTCTGAAAAAGACCAAGAGTTGCTTCTCATTGCAGAAACAACCAATGATATGTTGGATCGCTTGGAAAAAAATATCCATGATATCTATCAGCTAGAGCTCAGTCAAAAAGATGCCAATATGCGAGCTCTGCAAGCTCAAATCAATCCTCACTTTATGTACAATACTCTAGAGTTTTTACGGATGTATGCCGTCATGCAAAGTCAGGATGAACTGGCAGATATTATCTATGAATTTAGCAGCTTGTTACGCAACAATATCTCTGACGAGCGGGAAACGACCTTGAAGCAGGAGTTGGAATTTTGCCGAAAATATAGCTATCTCTGTATGGTACGTTATCCTAAATCCATTGCTTATGGTTTCAAGATTGAACCAGAATTGGAAGAAATGAGGATTCCAAAATTTACACTCCAACCATTAGTAGAAAACTACTTTGCCCATGGTGTTGACCATCGCAGAACGGATAATGTCATCAGTATCAAAGTCTTGAAGGGCCAAGGCTTTGTTGAAATCCTAGTGGAAGACAATGGTCGGGGAATGTCCGCTGAGAAACTAGCTAGCTTGCAAGAAAAATTAGCTCAGAGAAGTTTTGAACACGAGGCAAGCTATAGTGGGGAGCGGCAATCAATTGGAAT contains the following coding sequences:
- the dltB gene encoding D-alanyl-lipoteichoic acid biosynthesis protein DltB; protein product: MNYFEGNEFFLLLFVVLLIGFVVNFFEKRKDYYILALSLLFAGAIYGKSRAMIVYLLVFIVYQYFLVFLAQRIEAKWLKSLVFLSILPLVINKVFALTSLHLLAFIGISYMSFKTIQIMLEISDGLIKEKISAKDYLQFLLFFPTVSAGPIDRSRRFLKEMNEVMPRKEYLELAGDGVYRIVLGLLYKIVLSTYVYQMLLALNNTDIVVYSIKYMYLYTLYLFFDFAGYSLMAVGSSNILGIQTPMNFNKPFLSVDIKDFWTRWHITLSTWLRDFVFSRVLMQVIRKKWFKNRLHNATYAYMVNMLVMGFWHGLSVSYIVYGFYHGVLMAGFEVYQKKSNFYKKNKNKNWYKLLSWFVTMNLVMIGFFIFSGEPYKILLTTLKR
- the dltD gene encoding D-alanyl-lipoteichoic acid biosynthesis protein DltD, coding for MIKLKAFLLSLVLVIATLALLNVTYVKKIDDYYKVKDNSIRYSTSYEKYKSRDILTSNITPNTLVLMGSSELVATINEDYHPNKIFNYNDFNIMQIGTSYSQNIIQASTLASIEGSMSKRKVAIVESVQWFEKDGTHQDAFLNKASQEHIFHMLDNDKISKETKEKLINRIIEITKGNKQQNDIYKKYKSYFIDGKGTIVDKKILEFENAMYSFKLKQTFYQKHAKSDYPSLGDKTPDYDWQKMTDQFVEEVKKKTDNNDYAVDNNYYNTYLKDRYASLKDSNKDLSYLESPEYSDMELFLTVAKELGIEVEVIIFPVNGKWNDYTGVSREMREKTYKKIEDVAKSHGATVLNYGNREYDDYFLFDVMHVGVKGWMEVEKELYKFANQAN
- a CDS encoding MptD family putative ECF transporter S component; the encoded protein is MKKNILTTLLAVVLYFLCLGIGVFLGHLVDQTGNMFYAPAFSALVGGSVYMLLLAKVPRFGAITTLGFFMALFFLASKHGAGAFLPAIACGLAADAIARLGNYKDRIKNTLSFLVFAFSTSGPIFLMWIRPKAYVATLLARGKSQEYIDRIMVAPELDKILLFVSSILLGALIGAVVGQFLSQKIADKL
- a CDS encoding YesL family protein, which produces MGKFLEFVFNRIFLGMIATAYFWLLTLAGGVIFGLAPASATLMSLYAEHGYTYRAYHLKEAWELYKSNFVKSNLAFYSFVFVDLVLVYGLYLLVQLPHQTIFHLLATFLNVLVVALVFLAYTVSLKLQVYFDLSYQNTLKLSLIGIFMSLPAIAKVLLGSALLVGVGYYMPALLFFVGIGMWHFFISDMLEPIYESIHEKLATK
- a CDS encoding sensor histidine kinase is translated as MKNWRQNRMKQFWLHSLLRIYSLVMIVVIASFAIMLSYADWDSREKEAQRVAERVTTRTVSEVEYYHRESTQLAQSLVENQARIEGIYKYFSLSTPDYFYWQLERKTSPYISVSLYENIDDLYVRNDFVTGVAIVLQDYKEVYVSTREKRSGEKIPAEDFKPTANSFAIPVSDPVSDKDLGVIYISLSPDVLHGAIDNTRGHIPMAVTVTSPFETEMFHIGEKVSAERENWFVGVTSHGYQVRVAVPKNFVLTGTLTSSAVIIGLSILFIIILYVTLRQTFSNYQKQVVDLVDSIEVIAQGEEGLRIDTSEKDQELLLIAETTNDMLDRLEKNIHDIYQLELSQKDANMRALQAQINPHFMYNTLEFLRMYAVMQSQDELADIIYEFSSLLRNNISDERETTLKQELEFCRKYSYLCMVRYPKSIAYGFKIEPELEEMRIPKFTLQPLVENYFAHGVDHRRTDNVISIKVLKGQGFVEILVEDNGRGMSAEKLASLQEKLAQRSFEHEASYSGERQSIGIVNVHERFVLYFGDRYQISVESAEQEGVRYHIIIQDE